The proteins below come from a single Plasmodium sp. gorilla clade G2 genome assembly, chromosome: 13 genomic window:
- a CDS encoding dihydrofolate synthase/folylpolyglutamate synthase, with product MEKNQNDKSNTNDINHMNEKSGNYDKNNINNSIDKNDEHVMSDVLHKINNKGEIKSYSECLELLYKTHALKLGLDNPKKLNESFGHPCDKYKTIHVAGTNGKGSVCYKIYTCLKLKKYKVGLFSSPHIFSLRERIIVNDEPISEKELIHLVNEVLNKAKKLYINPSFFEIITLVAFLHFLNKRVDYAVIETGIGGRLDATNILTKPEVIVITSIGYDHLNILGDNLPIICNEKIGIFKKDSNVVIGPSVAIYKNVFDKAKELNCTIHTVEPEPRGERYNEENSRIALRALEILNINIDYFLKSIIPIKPPLRIQYLATEQIQYIKKMFSPHNLEHNEQYPRAVILDVGHNETAIDRLCTDINYFHKGQNIRVCISITKPRNLSVFHPFIAQFGDTLKDIFYLPSLNERTYDFEEIVEMLNNEEEIKNEIKELILSSSKKVGNWLVHEKQGNINEEDALKLYKRGCIPLIIKNAFLECCKDNSILLICGTFFVFDEVLNTFDIHSDMQDTIFMNEPSLV from the exons atggaaaaaaatcaaaatgataaaagtaacacaaatgatataaaccatatgaatgaaaaaagtggaaattatgataaaaataatataaataattcgattgataaaaatgatgagcATGTTATGAGTGACgtattacataaaataaataataagggAGAAATAAAATCTTACAGTGAGTGtttagaattattatataaaacccATGCCCTAAAATTAGGACTTGATAACCCCAAAAAATTGAATGAATCTTTTGGTCACCCttgtgataaatataaaactatTCATGTTGCAGGAACAAATGGGAAAGGTTCTGtatgttataaaatatatacatgtcttaaattaaaaaaatataaggtGGGTCTTTTTTCATCACctcatatattttctttgaGAGAAAGAATAATAGTAAACGATGAACCCATAAGTGAAAAAGAGTTAATACATTTAGTAAACGAAGTATTAAATAAagcaaaaaaattatatataaatccatctttttttgaaattattACGCTGGTTGCATTTTTAcactttttaaataaaaggGTAGATTATGCTGTAATAGAAACAGGAATAGGAGGGCGCTTAGATGCAACTAATATATTAACCAAACCAGAAGTTATTGTAATTACTTCTATAGGATAtgatcatttaaatatattaggtGATAATTTGCCTATTATatgtaatgaaaaaattggaatttttaaaaaggatTCTAATGTTGTAATAGGACCATCAGTagctatatataaaaatgtctTTGATAAGGCAAAAGAATTAAATTGTACTATACATACCGTAGAGCCTGAACCAAGAGGAGAAAgatataatgaagaaaattcaAGAATAGCATTGCGTGCCttagaaatattaaatataaatatagattaCTTTTTAAAATCTATTATACCAATTAAACCACCTTTAAGAATACAATATTTAGCTACTGAGCagatacaatatataaagaaaatgttcTCACCACATAATTTAGAACACAATGAACAATATCCTCGTGCTGTTATTTTAGATGTAGGTCACAATGAAACTGCAATAGATAGATTGTGTACtgatattaattattttcataaggGTCAAAATATAAGGGTATGTATATCTATAACAAAGCCTAGAAACTTGAGTGTATTCCATCCATTCATAGCTCAATTTGGCGACACCTTAAAG GATATATTTTACCTTCCATCATTAAATGAAAGGACGTACGACTTCGAAGAAATTGTTGAGATgttaaataatgaagaagaaataaaaaatgaaataaaagagCTCATTTTAAGTAGCTCTAAAAAGGTTGGAAACTGGTTAGTTCATGAGAAACAAGGAAATATTAATGAAGAAGATGCCCTTAAATTATACAAAAGAG gGTGCATACCACTAATAATCAAAAATGCATTTCTTGAATGCTGCAAAGACAAtagtatattattaatatgtggAACGTTTTTTGTGTTTGATGAAGTTTTAAATACTTTTGATATTCACTCTG ataTGCAAGATACCATTTTTATGAATGAACCATCTCTTGTTTAA
- a CDS encoding L-lactate dehydrogenase has translation MAPKAKIVLVGSGMIGGVMATLIVQKNLGDVVLFDIVKNMPHGKALDTSHTNVMAYSNCKVSGSNTYDDLLGADVVIVTAGFTKAPGKSDKEWNRDDLLPLNNKIMVEIGGHIKKNCPNAFIIVVTNPVDVMVQLLHQHSGVPKNKIVGLGGVLDTSRLKFYISQKLNVCPRDVNAHIVGAHGNKMVLLKRYITVGGIPLQEFINNKLISDAELEAIFDRTVNTALEIVNLHASPYVAPAAAIIEMAESYLKDLKKVLICSTLLEGQYGHSDVFGGTPLVLGANGVEQVIELQLNSEEKAKFDEAIAETKRMKALA, from the coding sequence atgGCACCAAAAGCAAAAATCGTTTTAGTTGGCTCAGGTATGATTGGAGGAGTAATGGCTACCTTAATTGTTCAGAAAAATTTAGGAGATGTAGTTTTATTTGATATTGTAAAGAACATGCCACATGGAAAAGCTTTAGATACATCTCATACTAATGTTATGGCCTATTCAAATTGTAAAGTAAGTGGTTCAAACACTTATGACGATTTATTAGGAGCAGATGTAGTAATAGTAACAGCTGGATTTACCAAGGCCCCAGGAAAGAGTGACAAAGAATGGAATAGAGATGATTTATTaccattaaataataaaattatggtTGAAATTGGTGGTCATATTAAGAAGAATTGTCCAAATgcttttattattgttgtaaCAAATCCAGTAGATGTTATGGTTCAATTATTACATCAACATTCAGGTGTtccaaaaaacaaaattgttGGATTAGGTGGTGTATTAGATACTTCAAGAttgaaattttatatatctcaaaaattaaatgtatgCCCAAGAGATGTCAATGCACACATTGTTGGTGCTCATGGAAATAAGATGGTTCttttaaaaagatatattactGTAGGTGGTATCCCATTACaagaatttattaataacaaGTTAATATCTGATGCTGAATTAGAAGCTATATTTGATAGAACTGTTAATACAGCTTTAGAAATTGTAAACTTACATGCATCACCATATGTTGCACCTGCTGCTGCTATTATCGAAATGGCTGAATCCTACTTAAAAGATTTGAAAAAAGTATTAATTTGTTCAACATTGTTAGAAGGACAATATGGACACTCAGATGTATTTGGTGGCACACCTCTTGTTTTAGGTGCCAATGGTGTTGAACAAGTTATTGAATTACAATTAAATAGCGAAGAAAAAGCTAAATTTGATGAGGCCATAGCTGAAACGAAGAGAATGAAGGCATTAGCTTAA